A region from the Arthrobacter roseus genome encodes:
- a CDS encoding tyrosine-type recombinase/integrase produces the protein MAWIRERRRGDGGITYYVTWREPGATEESTLTIRDDRAAAELNVRLLEANGNSYSAAQKVQEHARIGGPSVKGHMIRHTQLLTRAGPDQLKRYESAINNHFSSTLGKMPLAVVRQEDVIHWIRYMQNKLYAGKPLSAKTIANHHGLLSAAMKRAHDTGLIALNPCAGVQLPEDDRTEEVMRFMTASESLAVTLAQPERYRPLMAFLRATGARFGEATALVGGDFQLDIPQPVVRIEKAWKRDSNNRFYVGKPKTKKSRRTISLPPSLVNYIRAIVESAERKGLVFVTGYGGPIRHSTYYEFWSKSLDHLGYSADERPRIHDMRHTHASIMLAAGMDMYELSRRLGHESVTTTVDRYSHLLPDAQFRSATIAENALGGFPDLPESTPPAIDA, from the coding sequence ATGGCATGGATCAGAGAACGACGGCGTGGAGACGGTGGAATCACCTACTACGTGACATGGCGCGAGCCCGGGGCAACAGAGGAATCCACGCTCACCATCCGTGATGATCGCGCTGCCGCTGAATTGAACGTGCGCCTACTCGAAGCCAACGGCAACTCCTACAGTGCCGCCCAGAAGGTCCAGGAACACGCCCGTATCGGTGGGCCATCAGTCAAGGGCCACATGATCCGGCACACGCAACTACTCACACGCGCTGGCCCAGACCAATTGAAGCGGTACGAGTCCGCTATTAATAATCACTTCTCTAGCACGCTCGGCAAGATGCCACTGGCAGTAGTTAGGCAAGAGGACGTGATCCATTGGATCAGGTACATGCAGAACAAGCTTTATGCTGGTAAACCTTTGTCAGCTAAGACCATTGCGAACCATCACGGACTACTGTCGGCGGCGATGAAGAGGGCGCACGACACCGGACTGATTGCGCTCAACCCATGCGCCGGCGTGCAACTCCCGGAGGATGACCGCACCGAAGAAGTAATGCGCTTTATGACGGCCTCAGAATCACTGGCGGTAACGCTGGCCCAGCCGGAGCGTTATAGGCCGCTGATGGCGTTCCTGCGGGCTACTGGCGCAAGGTTTGGGGAAGCCACTGCCTTAGTTGGGGGAGACTTCCAATTGGACATACCACAGCCAGTCGTGAGGATTGAGAAAGCCTGGAAGCGCGACAGCAATAATCGCTTTTACGTCGGCAAACCGAAGACCAAAAAGTCTCGGCGTACCATCAGCCTCCCGCCATCCCTCGTGAACTACATCAGGGCCATCGTGGAAAGTGCGGAACGCAAGGGGTTAGTATTCGTCACTGGCTACGGTGGACCCATTCGTCACAGCACCTACTATGAGTTTTGGAGCAAGTCACTAGACCATCTTGGTTACTCAGCCGATGAGCGCCCACGGATCCACGACATGCGGCATACTCACGCATCGATCATGTTGGCGGCTGGCATGGATATGTATGAGCTATCAAGGCGACTCGGGCATGAGTCCGTGACGACGACGGTAGACCGCTACTCCCACTTACTGCCCGATGCCCAATTCCGCTCGGCCACCATTGCGGAGAATGCGCTCGGTGGGTTCCCGGATCTCCCTGAGTCCACTCCCCCAGCTATCGATGCGTGA
- a CDS encoding DNA polymerase III subunit gamma and tau gives MSTALYRRYRPETFADVIGQEHVTEPLMTALRKDRVNHAYLFSGPRGCGKTTSARILARCLNCAQGPTATPCGQCPSCIELARGGSGSLDVIEIDAASHGGVDDARDLRERATFAPVRDHYKIFIIDEAHMVTSAGFNALLKIVEEPPEHIKFIFATTEPDKVIGTIRSRTHHYPFRLVPPEPLMGYLDSLCQQESVPVAPGVLSLVVRAGGGSVRDSLSVLDQLMAGAGESGLDYELAVSLLGYTHASLLDDVVEAVAATDAATVFGAVDRVIQTGHDPRRFVEDLLERFRDLIIINAMPESSAAVLRGVPADQLARLQTQANQLGAGELSRAADITNTALTEMTGATSPRLHLELLCARILLPGADQGERGVTARVDRIERRLSYADPSAGSAAGAGQIAGSNSSAAPSADKAPAATSTTSAGSGATHGPTQDEALQIPEPTAEDAPVSGTSKASAPKQDQDQPAPTPAPEPVSASPPKPPVDAPPAPSGSESTESKSGSPAAPAAGQVEMIRRAWPEIMDTLAGIKRATWMVVVNEATPRAFDGSTLELVFKSPGNAIGFNRANHLDNLSQAINQVLGLQIQINPLHDASAAAGDPDPKAPSRQRPATSVADSNTGWGGSAVAGEKPAESEDGPASSPEPEERSEIWAPARPKEADLGQDANDSWGLREPPQDSPEPYESREPPVPEEQPVPEPVEEQPVPEPVEEQPVPEPDNGKPLSRYQRMLNEAAVARHGAAGTAEQRPGHVDLAYVEDVPNADDETIEESGLVGRAAIERILNGRLVEERSLDAV, from the coding sequence GTGAGTACAGCCCTTTACCGCAGATATCGCCCAGAGACTTTCGCGGATGTCATCGGGCAAGAACACGTCACCGAACCGCTCATGACCGCCCTGCGGAAAGATCGCGTCAACCACGCTTATCTCTTTTCCGGTCCGCGCGGTTGCGGCAAGACCACGTCTGCACGCATCCTGGCGCGCTGCTTGAACTGCGCGCAGGGTCCAACAGCTACACCGTGCGGCCAGTGCCCCAGCTGCATAGAGCTTGCCCGCGGTGGCTCGGGCAGCCTGGATGTCATCGAGATCGACGCCGCCAGCCATGGTGGAGTGGACGACGCACGGGACCTGCGTGAGCGCGCAACCTTCGCCCCTGTGCGCGACCACTACAAGATCTTCATCATTGATGAGGCCCACATGGTCACGTCGGCAGGTTTCAACGCGCTGCTGAAGATCGTGGAGGAACCGCCTGAACACATCAAGTTCATTTTCGCGACAACGGAACCGGACAAGGTCATCGGCACCATCCGTTCGCGGACGCACCACTACCCGTTTCGCCTGGTACCGCCCGAACCCCTCATGGGGTATCTGGACAGTTTGTGCCAGCAGGAAAGCGTGCCCGTTGCTCCCGGCGTTCTATCCCTGGTGGTCCGTGCCGGTGGTGGATCAGTCCGTGATTCGCTCTCCGTCCTGGACCAGTTGATGGCTGGTGCCGGTGAGAGCGGCCTGGACTACGAGCTGGCCGTTTCTCTGCTCGGCTACACCCACGCGTCCTTACTCGACGACGTCGTCGAGGCAGTGGCTGCCACAGACGCGGCTACCGTATTCGGAGCCGTGGACCGCGTCATCCAAACCGGACACGACCCCCGCAGATTCGTTGAGGACCTGCTGGAGCGTTTCCGGGACCTAATCATCATCAACGCCATGCCGGAGAGTTCGGCCGCGGTTCTGCGCGGCGTCCCCGCAGATCAGCTGGCACGCCTCCAAACACAGGCCAACCAACTCGGGGCGGGCGAGCTCTCGCGTGCCGCGGACATCACGAACACCGCACTAACCGAGATGACCGGCGCCACCTCGCCTCGGCTGCACCTGGAATTGCTGTGTGCAAGGATCCTGCTTCCCGGCGCTGACCAGGGCGAGCGCGGCGTCACAGCCCGCGTGGACCGCATCGAGCGCAGGCTCAGTTACGCGGATCCATCCGCAGGGTCGGCTGCTGGCGCGGGCCAGATCGCTGGCTCAAACAGTTCGGCGGCGCCTTCTGCCGACAAGGCACCAGCAGCAACCAGCACGACGTCGGCAGGTTCCGGGGCCACACATGGCCCCACGCAAGACGAAGCACTGCAAATCCCCGAACCAACAGCCGAAGATGCTCCCGTCAGCGGAACATCGAAGGCTTCCGCACCGAAACAGGATCAGGATCAGCCTGCTCCCACACCAGCCCCTGAGCCCGTCTCCGCTAGCCCGCCTAAACCGCCGGTCGACGCCCCACCGGCTCCTTCAGGCTCTGAGTCCACGGAATCGAAGTCGGGCAGCCCAGCCGCGCCAGCTGCTGGCCAAGTGGAGATGATCCGCAGAGCCTGGCCGGAAATCATGGACACCCTCGCGGGTATCAAACGAGCTACGTGGATGGTTGTCGTCAACGAAGCCACCCCGCGCGCCTTCGATGGGTCCACCCTGGAGCTGGTCTTCAAGAGCCCGGGGAACGCAATTGGATTCAATCGTGCCAACCACCTGGATAACTTGAGCCAGGCCATCAACCAGGTCCTGGGCCTACAGATACAAATCAACCCTTTGCACGATGCCTCAGCGGCAGCGGGTGACCCGGACCCAAAAGCCCCTAGCCGGCAAAGGCCGGCTACCAGCGTTGCAGATTCCAATACAGGGTGGGGCGGCAGCGCTGTCGCCGGAGAAAAACCTGCAGAGTCAGAAGACGGACCAGCTAGTTCGCCGGAACCGGAAGAACGAAGCGAAATTTGGGCTCCGGCGCGGCCAAAAGAAGCAGACCTAGGACAGGATGCCAACGATTCATGGGGTCTGCGGGAACCACCACAAGACTCCCCTGAGCCGTATGAATCCCGCGAGCCGCCGGTACCTGAGGAGCAACCGGTGCCCGAGCCGGTTGAGGAGCAACCGGTGCCCGAGCCGGTTGAGGAGCAACCGGTGCCCGAGCCGGACAACGGCAAGCCACTCAGCCGTTATCAGCGCATGTTGAACGAGGCCGCCGTTGCCAGACACGGTGCCGCTGGCACAGCTGAGCAGCGTCCCGGCCACGTAGACTTGGCATACGTTGAAGACGTTCCGAATGCCGACGACGAAACCATCGAGGAGTCAGGGCTCGTGGGCCGTGCGGCGATTGAACGAATACTGAACGGGCGTCTGGTCGAGGAGCGTAGCCTCGACGCGGTGTAA